In Kitasatospora sp. NBC_00240, the following are encoded in one genomic region:
- the mctP gene encoding monocarboxylate uptake permease MctP produces MNDGVNVTALAVFVLFFLLVTVMGFMASRWRKADNALHLDEWGLGGRNFGTWVTWFLLGGDLYTAYTFVAVPAAVYATGAAGFFAVPYTIIAYPLVFLFLPRLWSVSRVHGYVTPADFVRGRYGSKALSLVVALTGILATMPYIALQLVGIQAVLDVLGVGGGAGSNWFVKDLPLFIAFGVLAAYTYSSGLRAPALIAFVKDALIYIVIIVAVIYIPMRLGGYGHIFDTAAQKFSTPKSPGSLILAENKQWTYATLALGSALALFMYPHSVTGVLASKSRNTVRRNMAIMPAYSLMLGLLALLGFMAIAAGVGSGVKGFNAQLSVPQLFENMFPDWFTGVAFAAIGIGALVPAAIMSIAAANLFTRNVYKEFIRPDATAADETRVAKLASLLVKVGALAFVLTMDKQAAINLQLLGGLWILQTFVSIVGGLFTRWFHHWALFAGWAAGMVYGTWQAYGIASPATKHFGGSAANIPVIGEIGYIGLTAFLLNLAVAVLLTLVLRALKAPVGTDETDPDDYGAEAGDPKAQHAPVPAAAH; encoded by the coding sequence ATGAACGACGGCGTCAACGTGACCGCCCTGGCGGTCTTCGTCCTGTTCTTCCTGCTGGTCACCGTGATGGGCTTCATGGCCTCGCGCTGGCGCAAGGCGGACAACGCCCTGCACCTGGACGAGTGGGGGCTCGGCGGCCGCAACTTCGGCACCTGGGTGACCTGGTTCCTGCTCGGCGGCGACCTCTACACCGCGTACACCTTCGTCGCCGTCCCCGCGGCGGTGTACGCCACCGGCGCGGCCGGCTTCTTCGCGGTGCCGTACACGATCATCGCGTACCCGCTGGTCTTCCTCTTCCTGCCGCGGCTGTGGTCGGTCTCCCGGGTGCACGGGTACGTCACCCCGGCGGACTTCGTCCGCGGCCGGTACGGCTCCAAGGCGCTCTCCCTGGTGGTGGCGCTGACCGGCATCCTGGCCACCATGCCGTACATCGCGCTCCAGCTGGTCGGCATCCAGGCGGTGCTGGACGTGCTGGGCGTCGGCGGCGGGGCGGGCAGCAACTGGTTCGTGAAGGACCTGCCGCTGTTCATCGCCTTCGGCGTGCTGGCCGCCTACACCTACTCCTCCGGGCTCCGGGCGCCGGCGCTGATCGCCTTCGTCAAGGACGCCCTGATCTACATCGTGATCATCGTCGCGGTGATCTACATCCCGATGCGGCTCGGCGGCTACGGCCACATCTTCGACACCGCCGCGCAGAAGTTCAGCACGCCCAAGTCGCCCGGGTCGCTGATCCTCGCCGAGAACAAGCAGTGGACGTACGCCACGCTGGCCCTGGGCTCGGCGCTGGCCCTGTTCATGTACCCGCACTCGGTGACCGGCGTGCTGGCCTCCAAGTCACGCAACACCGTGCGCCGGAACATGGCGATCATGCCGGCCTACTCGCTGATGCTGGGCCTGCTGGCGCTGCTCGGCTTCATGGCCATCGCGGCCGGGGTGGGCAGCGGGGTGAAGGGCTTCAACGCGCAGCTCTCGGTGCCCCAGCTGTTCGAGAACATGTTCCCGGACTGGTTCACCGGGGTGGCCTTCGCGGCGATCGGGATCGGCGCGCTCGTGCCGGCGGCGATCATGTCGATCGCGGCGGCCAACCTGTTCACCCGCAACGTCTACAAGGAGTTCATCCGCCCGGACGCCACCGCGGCGGACGAGACCAGGGTGGCCAAGCTCGCCTCGCTGCTGGTGAAGGTCGGGGCGCTGGCCTTCGTCCTCACCATGGACAAGCAGGCGGCGATCAACCTGCAGCTGCTCGGCGGCCTGTGGATCCTGCAGACCTTCGTCTCGATCGTCGGCGGCCTGTTCACCCGCTGGTTCCACCACTGGGCGCTGTTCGCCGGCTGGGCGGCCGGCATGGTCTACGGCACCTGGCAGGCGTACGGCATCGCCAGTCCCGCCACCAAGCACTTCGGCGGCAGCGCGGCGAACATCCCGGTGATCGGCGAGATCGGCTACATCGGCCTGACCGCGTTCCTGCTGAACCTGGCGGTGGCCGTGCTGCTGACCCTGGTGCTGCGGGCCCTGAAGGCCCCGGTGGGCACCGACGAGACCGACCCGGACGACTACGGCGCCGAGGCCGGCGATCCGAAGGCGCAGCACGCGCCGGTGCCCGCAGCGGCGCATTGA
- a CDS encoding histidine phosphatase family protein, with product MAELGTTLNGQHRSTPGLRLPSVLIATRHGESTANVEFQLAEAAGALSVPINCRDADIPLSMHGQQQAQALGRWWAGLPAGDRPRSVWCSPYVRTAETARIALAQAAGLGAVPISLAVRYDERLRDRELGILEMLPAAAIEAKHPEEAARRRKMGELYYRPPGGESWSDVALRVRSCLRDLCEQEDGNPVLVVAHDCTVLMLRHVLDRLTEQQLLEVEQVANCSASVWRTDGERLRPERWNTTGHLEPGA from the coding sequence ATGGCAGAACTCGGCACCACCCTCAACGGCCAGCACCGGAGCACACCCGGGCTGCGGCTGCCGTCCGTGCTGATCGCCACCCGGCACGGGGAGTCCACCGCGAACGTGGAGTTCCAGCTCGCCGAGGCGGCGGGCGCGCTGAGCGTGCCGATCAACTGCCGGGACGCCGACATCCCGCTCTCCATGCACGGCCAGCAGCAGGCCCAAGCGCTCGGCCGCTGGTGGGCCGGCCTGCCCGCCGGCGACCGCCCGCGCAGCGTCTGGTGCTCGCCGTACGTCCGGACCGCCGAGACCGCCCGCATCGCGCTCGCCCAGGCCGCCGGGCTCGGCGCGGTGCCGATCTCGCTGGCCGTCCGCTACGACGAACGGCTCCGGGACCGCGAGCTGGGCATCCTGGAGATGCTGCCCGCGGCGGCCATCGAGGCCAAGCACCCGGAGGAGGCGGCCCGGCGGCGGAAGATGGGCGAGCTGTACTACCGGCCGCCCGGCGGGGAGTCCTGGTCCGACGTCGCCCTGCGGGTCCGCAGCTGCCTGCGCGACCTCTGCGAGCAGGAGGACGGCAACCCCGTCCTGGTGGTGGCGCACGACTGCACCGTGCTGATGCTGCGGCACGTGCTGGACCGGCTCACCGAGCAGCAGCTGCTGGAGGTGGAGCAGGTCGCCAACTGCTCGGCCAGTGTCTGGCGCACCGACGGCGAACGGCTGCGGCCCGAGCGGTGGAACACCACCGGGCACCTGGAACCGGGCGCCTGA
- a CDS encoding glycosyltransferase family 39 protein, with translation MAPVPVAAPVRQFPAPPPGGPAPIPSAPARPLDLPEAGEPARDRRVALAVALPPALLTLVLCLYGIQQRQLWRDEHASWWAATLSWGDLGALTSNMDLVLAPYYVLLHLWVSVFGDSEAALRIPSALAMAGAAAMVALLGRRLLTPRLGALGGLLFAVCPSITWYGQDARPYAFAVLAAAGSTLLLTRIVERPTRPAAPVPGGRPPALWKDPAVLAWAGYGATVVGMGLTHLVTLMILPGHLLLVVQKARRSREGNARWVLPVRWAVAMAGAVLLLSPLLLLGAGQSGQIAWNDRDWGDLGQLLTDLAGSAGLGWTLLLAGVIGAVSLLVLRQPVGLLACWAVVPVLVTVLTAHWLHLFLARYLLFTVPAWTLLAAAVVGRLPGLVSQLTASHTPPRWVVGPIPLVVAFAVVAVVAWPSQSEVRDDLPGEMDARAAARVISAGLRPGDGVIFDPSSSMRRALAYELRGLPAPKDTLLGVTPQEAGSFGALECEEPARCMAGVQRIWLLAGAADKRPYGGVSDKVAKELKQFHTVSTEKVPNLRLVLLERNKAKG, from the coding sequence GTGGCACCCGTCCCGGTCGCGGCACCGGTCCGGCAGTTCCCGGCCCCGCCGCCGGGCGGGCCCGCCCCGATCCCGTCGGCGCCGGCCCGCCCCCTGGACCTGCCCGAGGCGGGGGAGCCGGCCCGGGACCGCCGGGTGGCGCTGGCCGTCGCCCTGCCGCCCGCGCTGCTCACGCTGGTGCTCTGCCTGTACGGGATCCAGCAGCGCCAGCTCTGGCGGGACGAGCACGCGAGCTGGTGGGCCGCCACCCTGTCCTGGGGGGACCTGGGCGCGCTGACCTCCAACATGGATCTGGTGCTGGCGCCGTACTACGTGCTGCTGCACCTGTGGGTCTCGGTGTTCGGGGACTCCGAGGCCGCGTTGCGGATCCCCTCCGCCCTCGCCATGGCCGGCGCCGCCGCGATGGTGGCCCTGCTCGGCCGCAGGCTGCTGACGCCCCGGCTGGGCGCCCTCGGCGGGCTGCTGTTCGCGGTCTGCCCCAGCATCACCTGGTACGGGCAGGACGCCCGTCCGTACGCCTTCGCGGTGCTGGCCGCCGCCGGCAGCACCCTGCTGCTGACCAGGATCGTCGAGCGTCCGACCCGCCCGGCCGCGCCGGTGCCCGGCGGACGCCCGCCGGCGCTCTGGAAGGACCCGGCGGTGCTCGCCTGGGCGGGCTACGGCGCCACCGTGGTCGGGATGGGGCTGACCCACCTGGTGACCCTGATGATCCTGCCGGGGCACCTGCTGCTGGTCGTCCAGAAGGCCCGCCGCTCCCGGGAGGGGAACGCCCGCTGGGTGCTGCCGGTGCGCTGGGCGGTCGCGATGGCCGGGGCGGTGCTGCTGCTCAGCCCGCTGCTGCTGCTGGGTGCGGGGCAGAGCGGGCAGATCGCCTGGAACGACCGGGACTGGGGCGACCTCGGCCAGCTCCTCACCGACCTGGCCGGTTCGGCCGGGCTCGGCTGGACGCTGCTGCTGGCGGGCGTGATCGGCGCGGTGAGCCTGCTGGTGCTGCGTCAGCCGGTGGGCCTGCTGGCCTGCTGGGCGGTGGTGCCGGTGCTCGTCACCGTGCTGACGGCCCACTGGCTGCATCTCTTCCTGGCCCGGTACCTGCTCTTCACGGTGCCCGCCTGGACGCTGCTCGCCGCCGCCGTGGTGGGCCGGCTGCCCGGCCTGGTGTCGCAGCTGACCGCCTCGCACACGCCGCCGCGCTGGGTGGTCGGGCCGATCCCGCTGGTGGTGGCGTTCGCGGTGGTCGCGGTGGTGGCCTGGCCGTCCCAGTCCGAGGTCCGCGACGACCTGCCGGGGGAGATGGACGCCCGGGCGGCGGCCCGGGTGATCAGTGCCGGGCTGCGGCCGGGGGACGGTGTGATCTTCGACCCGAGCAGCTCGATGCGGCGCGCCCTGGCGTACGAGTTGCGCGGCCTGCCGGCCCCCAAGGACACCCTGCTCGGCGTCACCCCGCAGGAGGCCGGCAGCTTCGGCGCCCTGGAGTGCGAGGAGCCGGCCAGGTGCATGGCCGGGGTCCAGCGGATCTGGCTGCTGGCCGGGGCCGCCGACAAGCGGCCGTACGGCGGGGTCTCCGACAAGGTGGCCAAGGAGCTCAAGCAGTTCCACACGGTGAGCACCGAGAAGGTGCCGAACCTGCGGCTGGTGCTGCTGGAGCGGAACAAGGCCAAGGGCTGA
- a CDS encoding helix-turn-helix domain-containing protein, whose product MLSNVVAVVLEEVHPFELGVACEVFGLDRSGDGLPVYEFALAGERTGPHRTHAGFSVDVPYGPERLAGADLVIVTATGLRDSYPPALVEALRAAVEGGARVLSICSGAFLLGEAGLLDGRRSTTHWRHAVELARRHPHTTVEPDVLYVDEDPVITSAGTAAGIDACLHLVRRLQGAEVARGIARRMVVAPHREGGQAQFVARPLPEEDGASLGGLLDRMRHQLDREWTVDQLAARAHMSPRTFARRFQQETGTTPHRWLTGQRVLLAQRLLEGTDEPVDSIAARCGFGNGATLRHHFGRRLGTTPLAYRRTFAGGWQGEPELRI is encoded by the coding sequence ATGCTGAGCAATGTGGTGGCCGTGGTGCTGGAGGAGGTCCACCCCTTCGAACTCGGGGTGGCCTGCGAGGTGTTCGGCCTGGACCGGAGCGGCGACGGCCTGCCGGTGTACGAGTTCGCGCTGGCCGGCGAGCGCACCGGGCCGCACCGCACCCACGCCGGCTTCAGCGTCGACGTCCCGTACGGCCCCGAGCGGCTGGCCGGCGCCGACCTGGTGATCGTCACCGCGACCGGCCTGCGCGACTCGTACCCGCCGGCCCTCGTCGAGGCGCTGCGGGCGGCCGTCGAGGGCGGCGCCCGGGTGCTCTCCATCTGCAGCGGCGCCTTCCTGCTCGGCGAGGCCGGGTTGCTGGACGGCCGCCGCTCCACCACCCACTGGCGGCACGCCGTCGAGCTGGCCCGCCGCCACCCGCACACCACCGTCGAGCCGGACGTGCTCTACGTGGACGAGGACCCGGTGATCACCTCGGCCGGCACCGCCGCCGGCATCGACGCCTGCCTGCACCTGGTCCGCCGGCTGCAGGGCGCCGAGGTCGCCCGGGGGATCGCCCGCCGGATGGTGGTCGCCCCGCACCGGGAGGGCGGCCAGGCGCAGTTCGTCGCCCGGCCGCTGCCCGAGGAGGACGGCGCCTCGCTCGGCGGGCTGCTCGACCGGATGCGCCACCAGCTCGACCGGGAGTGGACGGTGGACCAGCTGGCGGCGCGCGCCCACATGTCCCCGCGGACCTTCGCCCGCCGGTTCCAGCAGGAGACCGGCACCACCCCGCACCGCTGGCTGACCGGGCAGCGGGTGCTGTTGGCCCAGCGGCTGCTGGAGGGAACGGACGAGCCGGTGGACTCGATCGCCGCCCGCTGCGGCTTCGGCAACGGCGCGACCCTGCGCCACCACTTCGGCCGCCGGCTGGGCACCACCCCGCTGGCCTACCGCCGGACCTTCGCCGGCGGCTGGCAGGGGGAGCCGGAGCTGCGGATCTGA
- a CDS encoding GNAT family N-acetyltransferase, whose protein sequence is MDLVIRRAVPADLEAVGAVTHEAFVGDGHSPADGPYAAQLLDARPRFEQAELLVAVDPADGRLLGCVTFAAGGSEFADIAGPHEGEIRMLAVGGAARGRGAGEALVRAAITRSRELGLTGMAFSTRPSMTSAHRLYERLGFRRAPERDWEVRPGIVLMVYSMTF, encoded by the coding sequence ATGGACCTCGTCATCCGCCGCGCCGTTCCTGCCGACCTCGAAGCCGTCGGCGCCGTCACCCACGAAGCCTTCGTCGGCGACGGCCACAGCCCGGCCGACGGCCCCTACGCCGCACAGCTCCTGGACGCCCGCCCCCGCTTCGAACAGGCCGAACTCCTCGTCGCGGTCGATCCGGCCGACGGACGGCTGCTCGGCTGCGTGACCTTCGCGGCCGGCGGCAGCGAATTCGCCGACATCGCCGGCCCGCACGAGGGCGAGATCCGGATGCTCGCGGTCGGCGGCGCCGCCCGCGGCCGGGGGGCGGGCGAGGCCCTGGTGCGGGCCGCGATCACCCGCAGCCGCGAGCTCGGCCTGACCGGGATGGCCTTCTCCACCCGCCCGTCGATGACCTCGGCGCACCGCCTGTACGAGCGGCTGGGCTTCCGGCGGGCCCCCGAGCGGGACTGGGAGGTCCGGCCGGGCATCGTGCTGATGGTCTACTCGATGACGTTCTGA
- a CDS encoding DUF3311 domain-containing protein, with protein MSADLEVPEPLPGPPPAPLPAVTPERVLAGLSLAVPVVAMLWVASYTKADPEAGGVPFFYWYQLLWVPASAVFTFAAYLLVNRDEKARKAARAGGKR; from the coding sequence ATGTCCGCAGATCTCGAAGTACCCGAACCACTGCCCGGGCCGCCACCCGCGCCCCTGCCCGCCGTGACCCCCGAGCGGGTCCTGGCCGGGCTCAGCCTCGCCGTACCGGTGGTCGCCATGCTCTGGGTGGCCTCGTACACCAAGGCCGACCCGGAGGCCGGCGGCGTGCCGTTCTTCTACTGGTACCAGCTGCTGTGGGTGCCGGCCTCGGCCGTCTTCACCTTCGCCGCCTACCTGCTCGTCAACCGTGACGAGAAGGCCCGCAAGGCCGCCCGGGCAGGTGGGAAGCGATGA
- a CDS encoding glycosyltransferase family 39 protein, which yields MTSSPPHSGRRRRGNPDQSLAADRPGAEEPLIEEPVRRPDPGGSWFQAQRPTATGPGPHDDGTYDDGRHDAPSGDASFGGRPSGDPLFGDAPFGGAPSGDPSFGGARFGDGRAGHGPRHEDPYQGGRRQDGRYEGDGSHEDALYEPGVYTDGPYRAEPFEPAPYEAAGAGAVRPGDSLSGGSLSGDALNGDALNGEAPNGDGRSGRPGPAAGRSRRAAARAARAEEARTGGARTGGARTDGARTDEFPAEAHPAAAEEAPEEPGPSGHPEEVPALADVPAQRDRRDTPGYTLAPVPEASWSLDPGRRRSWVSRALLLAILGLQAALSVRLSNTAFQDEALYMYAGHAELSHLLYGTALPKDYNSYFSGSPMLYPIVAAVVENHFAMVGVRVFSLLCMLGATALLYSFSRRLFNERVALGAAAMFAVTQSTVVLGFFATYDAPAVLLLALAIWIVVRTDRAPAGVVMLAAPVAVLAVGLKYASALYLPSLVLLAVLTGIRNKARQPLLRGLLLAGAAGGLLWAGLTFTDVLSGVQATTTARAHGTEKATELLRQSGEFGGLMFLTACGGAIAYAMRGRMNESPLALALTGPGRKRRIMLGLLLTGTALLAPAYQIHLHTSVALYKHIGFGLLFAAPIAGIGMARLIGPHFRHPQLGILLWVVMLSLGLSQSQWRFNTWPDSSKMVAVLRQHVDANGRYLASADNVPVYYLRDLTLQSQWTSTYGIGYVDKDGKLHSAEDGYRAAIADGWFDLIVLDGVATPETDRVVAEAVAQSPHYRLLGRLPFTHVGGTGYYRIWVKQ from the coding sequence ATGACCTCCTCCCCTCCGCACAGCGGCCGCCGCCGGCGCGGGAACCCCGATCAGAGCCTCGCCGCCGACCGGCCCGGGGCCGAGGAGCCCTTGATCGAGGAGCCGGTCCGCCGGCCCGATCCCGGGGGCTCCTGGTTCCAGGCCCAGCGGCCGACGGCCACCGGGCCGGGCCCGCACGACGACGGTACGTACGACGACGGCCGGCACGACGCACCTTCGGGCGACGCGTCCTTCGGCGGCAGGCCGTCCGGCGATCCGCTCTTCGGGGACGCGCCCTTCGGCGGTGCGCCCTCCGGCGACCCGTCCTTCGGCGGTGCGCGCTTCGGCGACGGCCGGGCCGGCCACGGCCCTCGTCACGAGGACCCGTACCAGGGCGGCCGGCGCCAGGACGGGCGGTACGAGGGGGACGGGAGCCACGAGGACGCGCTCTACGAGCCCGGGGTGTACACCGACGGGCCGTACCGGGCCGAGCCGTTCGAGCCGGCGCCGTACGAGGCCGCCGGGGCGGGGGCCGTCCGGCCCGGGGATTCCCTGAGCGGCGGTTCCCTGAGCGGGGACGCCCTGAACGGGGACGCCCTGAACGGGGAGGCGCCGAACGGGGACGGCCGGTCCGGACGTCCGGGGCCGGCTGCCGGGCGCTCGCGCCGGGCCGCGGCCCGCGCGGCCAGGGCGGAGGAGGCCCGGACCGGCGGTGCCCGGACCGGCGGTGCCCGGACCGACGGGGCCAGGACGGACGAGTTCCCGGCCGAGGCGCACCCGGCGGCCGCCGAGGAGGCGCCCGAGGAACCCGGCCCGAGCGGGCACCCCGAGGAGGTGCCGGCCCTGGCCGACGTCCCGGCGCAGCGGGACCGCCGGGACACCCCCGGCTACACCCTCGCGCCGGTGCCCGAGGCCAGCTGGTCGCTGGACCCGGGCCGGCGCCGCTCCTGGGTCAGCCGCGCCCTGCTGCTGGCCATCCTCGGACTGCAGGCAGCCCTGTCCGTCCGGCTGTCCAACACCGCCTTCCAGGACGAGGCGCTGTACATGTACGCGGGGCACGCGGAGCTCTCGCACCTGCTGTACGGCACCGCGCTGCCGAAGGACTACAACAGCTACTTCTCCGGCTCCCCGATGCTCTACCCGATCGTCGCGGCCGTGGTCGAGAACCACTTCGCCATGGTCGGCGTCCGGGTGTTCAGCCTGCTCTGCATGCTCGGGGCCACCGCGCTGCTCTACAGCTTCAGCCGGCGGCTGTTCAACGAGCGGGTGGCGCTCGGCGCGGCGGCGATGTTCGCCGTCACCCAGTCGACCGTGGTACTCGGCTTCTTCGCCACCTACGACGCCCCGGCCGTGCTGCTGCTGGCGCTGGCGATCTGGATCGTGGTCCGCACCGACCGGGCGCCGGCGGGCGTGGTGATGCTCGCCGCGCCGGTGGCGGTGCTGGCCGTCGGACTGAAGTACGCCTCGGCGCTGTACCTGCCCAGCCTGGTCCTGCTCGCCGTCCTCACCGGGATCCGCAACAAGGCCCGGCAGCCGCTGCTGCGCGGCCTGCTGCTGGCGGGCGCGGCGGGCGGACTGCTCTGGGCCGGGCTGACCTTCACCGATGTGCTCAGCGGTGTCCAGGCGACCACCACCGCCCGCGCCCACGGCACCGAGAAGGCCACCGAACTGCTGCGGCAGTCCGGCGAGTTCGGCGGCCTGATGTTCCTCACCGCCTGCGGCGGCGCGATCGCCTACGCGATGCGCGGCCGGATGAACGAATCGCCGCTGGCCCTGGCGCTGACCGGCCCCGGCCGCAAGCGCCGGATCATGCTCGGCCTGCTGCTCACCGGCACCGCGCTGCTCGCCCCCGCCTACCAGATCCACCTGCACACCTCGGTGGCGCTCTACAAGCACATCGGCTTCGGGCTGCTGTTCGCCGCCCCGATCGCCGGCATCGGCATGGCCCGGCTGATCGGCCCGCACTTCCGGCACCCGCAACTGGGCATCCTGCTCTGGGTGGTGATGCTCTCGCTGGGTCTGTCGCAGTCGCAGTGGCGGTTCAACACCTGGCCCGACTCCAGCAAGATGGTCGCGGTGCTGCGCCAGCACGTGGACGCCAACGGGCGCTACCTCGCCTCGGCGGACAACGTGCCGGTCTACTACCTGCGCGATCTGACCTTGCAGAGCCAGTGGACCTCGACGTACGGCATCGGCTACGTCGACAAGGACGGCAAGCTGCATTCGGCGGAGGACGGCTACCGCGCCGCCATCGCGGACGGCTGGTTCGACCTGATCGTGCTCGACGGGGTCGCCACCCCGGAGACCGACCGGGTCGTCGCCGAGGCCGTGGCGCAGAGCCCGCACTACCGGCTGCTGGGCCGTCTGCCCTTCACCCACGTCGGGGGGACGGGCTACTACCGGATCTGGGTGAAACAGTAG
- a CDS encoding glycosyltransferase family 2 protein: MLTLCSVISFVCLVISQVELFRVGSWFWLCVPFLVFTVVYYLVSLRVNSFTPNFDIKEHRRLVRKWTPAEYPTVDVFLPVCGEPIETLHNTWTHVRKLAEHYPGLVMPYVLDDAASPAVEAMAADFGFRYGVRENRGWFKKAGNLHYGFDRSDGEYILILDADFAPRHDLLDEVLPYMDRDPKLGIVQSPQFFRVLDSQNWIERGAGAIQELFYRSVQVARQRNNGAICVGSCAVYRREALAENGGTTLIAHSEDVHTGFDLRGLGWDLQYIPVALSTGVCPDTAGAFQNQQYRWCMGSMSLLTSKKFWQAKLGFTTRLCYVSGFLYYMHTALMTFALPMLPIMLLVLQPRLLEVRHLVLVIPSLVYATVIFPLWHRAPYRLEAWAGRMMYGWSHFFAIWDLVRGRQMGWQPTGSNGAKKDKQRRFWWGVIFWSGGTAVVWVGAAVYRMFTMHPPDFALVLSSGLFYAVTVGRILIQPRSQDALA; the protein is encoded by the coding sequence GTGCTGACGCTCTGCTCGGTGATCAGCTTCGTCTGCCTGGTGATCAGCCAGGTCGAGCTCTTCCGGGTCGGCTCGTGGTTCTGGCTCTGCGTGCCGTTCCTCGTGTTCACCGTCGTGTACTACCTGGTCTCCCTGCGGGTGAACAGTTTCACGCCGAACTTCGACATCAAGGAGCACCGCCGGCTGGTCCGCAAGTGGACCCCGGCCGAGTACCCGACCGTCGACGTCTTCCTGCCGGTCTGCGGCGAGCCGATCGAGACCCTGCACAACACCTGGACGCATGTCCGCAAGCTCGCCGAGCACTACCCCGGCCTGGTCATGCCGTACGTCCTGGACGACGCGGCCAGCCCGGCGGTCGAGGCGATGGCCGCGGACTTCGGGTTCCGCTACGGCGTCCGGGAGAACCGCGGCTGGTTCAAGAAGGCGGGTAACCTGCACTACGGGTTCGACCGCTCGGACGGCGAGTACATCCTGATCCTGGATGCCGACTTCGCCCCCCGCCACGACCTGCTGGACGAAGTCCTGCCGTACATGGACCGGGACCCGAAGCTGGGCATCGTCCAGTCGCCCCAGTTCTTCCGCGTCCTCGACTCGCAGAACTGGATCGAGCGCGGCGCGGGCGCCATCCAGGAGCTGTTCTACCGCTCGGTGCAGGTCGCCCGGCAGCGCAACAACGGCGCGATCTGCGTCGGCAGCTGCGCCGTGTACCGGCGCGAGGCGCTGGCCGAGAACGGCGGCACCACCCTGATCGCGCACTCCGAGGACGTGCACACCGGCTTCGACCTGCGCGGTCTCGGCTGGGACCTGCAGTACATCCCGGTCGCGCTCTCCACCGGCGTCTGCCCGGACACCGCGGGGGCCTTCCAGAACCAGCAGTACCGCTGGTGCATGGGCTCGATGTCCCTGCTGACCAGCAAGAAATTCTGGCAGGCGAAGCTCGGCTTCACCACCCGGCTCTGCTACGTCTCCGGGTTCCTCTACTACATGCACACCGCGCTGATGACCTTCGCGCTGCCGATGCTGCCGATCATGCTGCTCGTCCTGCAGCCGCGGCTGCTGGAGGTCAGGCACCTGGTGCTGGTCATCCCCAGCCTGGTCTACGCGACCGTCATCTTCCCGCTGTGGCACCGGGCGCCCTACCGCCTGGAGGCCTGGGCCGGCCGGATGATGTACGGCTGGTCGCACTTCTTCGCCATCTGGGACCTCGTCCGGGGCCGTCAGATGGGCTGGCAGCCGACCGGCTCCAACGGCGCGAAGAAGGACAAGCAGCGGCGCTTCTGGTGGGGCGTCATCTTCTGGAGCGGCGGGACGGCCGTGGTCTGGGTGGGCGCCGCGGTCTACCGGATGTTCACCATGCACCCGCCGGACTTCGCCCTGGTGCTCTCCTCCGGCCTGTTCTACGCCGTGACCGTCGGCCGAATACTCATCCAGCCCCGATCCCAGGACGCATTGGCATGA
- a CDS encoding glycosyl hydrolase gives MTDSNTRPGSRLPVVVRLIAVAALVLPLAACDLLGEKNVGPTPSAAAASVADPGATGAAPAPAEVAATGLPYDVRPLLKPAKKYLGIAADGAPLSMATVDEFSAKAGKKPNMIEFYSGWGDEYDSKGARNAWDSGALPYIAWEPFTVSLADIAAGKSDDYVKRYAAGIRNANIPVAISFAHEFNGGWYEWGTKHATAADFVAAYQHLHDVFAQLGVGQVIWVWSPNSINPMPAVALKPYYPGDTYVDWVGIVAYYTHLEAGTFDTLYTPTLTQIRTFTQKPWLIAETGSEPGARKPADIANLAANVIKRPDCLGFIWFNINKETNWRIDSDPQALSSFKQAVSDGRYGFDVKSP, from the coding sequence ATGACAGACAGCAACACCCGCCCGGGGTCCCGGCTCCCGGTGGTGGTCCGCCTGATCGCGGTCGCCGCCCTGGTCCTCCCGCTGGCGGCCTGCGACCTGCTGGGCGAGAAGAACGTCGGCCCCACCCCGTCCGCGGCGGCCGCCTCCGTCGCGGACCCCGGGGCGACCGGCGCGGCCCCGGCACCGGCCGAGGTCGCGGCCACCGGCCTGCCGTACGACGTCCGCCCGCTGCTCAAGCCGGCGAAGAAGTACCTCGGGATCGCCGCCGACGGCGCGCCGCTGTCGATGGCCACGGTGGACGAGTTCTCGGCCAAGGCCGGCAAGAAGCCCAACATGATCGAGTTCTACTCGGGCTGGGGCGACGAGTACGACTCGAAGGGCGCCCGCAACGCCTGGGACAGCGGCGCCCTGCCGTACATCGCCTGGGAGCCGTTCACCGTCAGCCTCGCGGACATCGCGGCCGGCAAGAGCGACGACTACGTCAAGCGGTACGCGGCGGGTATCCGCAACGCCAACATCCCGGTGGCGATCAGCTTCGCGCACGAGTTCAACGGCGGCTGGTACGAGTGGGGCACCAAGCACGCCACCGCGGCCGACTTCGTGGCGGCGTACCAGCACCTGCACGACGTGTTCGCCCAGCTCGGCGTCGGCCAGGTGATCTGGGTGTGGAGCCCGAACAGCATCAACCCGATGCCGGCCGTGGCCCTCAAGCCCTACTACCCCGGCGACACCTACGTCGACTGGGTGGGGATCGTGGCGTACTACACCCACCTCGAGGCCGGCACCTTCGACACCCTCTACACCCCGACGCTGACCCAGATCCGCACCTTCACCCAGAAGCCCTGGCTGATCGCCGAGACCGGCTCCGAGCCCGGCGCGCGCAAGCCCGCCGACATCGCCAACCTCGCCGCGAACGTGATCAAGCGCCCGGACTGCCTCGGGTTCATCTGGTTCAACATCAACAAGGAGACGAACTGGCGGATCGACAGCGATCCGCAGGCGCTCTCCTCCTTCAAGCAGGCGGTCTCCGACGGCCGCTACGGATTCGATGTGAAGAGTCCCTGA